The Primulina eburnea isolate SZY01 chromosome 13, ASM2296580v1, whole genome shotgun sequence genome includes a region encoding these proteins:
- the LOC140809221 gene encoding protein FRIGIDA-like — protein METDTVHLRSPAPPPLVGTFPPPEQAEQEIEYPLIYALPQPQELLAPLTEQSPVNFINSLTELKGLSSAITAFNQCYEDLQNHLESIKTAIMSRLPSETNNISTLPLSIGELPNSAGGEEMPNKQREEDKTPLSELEKLCKTMCSRNVKKYLIGKLSNMDKLREDVPKALKLAPNPSKLVLECLGRFFLQGSKAYTKNSPMIPAREASVLILECFLLMMGMADDDGSLMIDKGVKEEAENVAVAWRKRLLSEGGLAKASEIDARGLLLFLSCFGILNKFKRDDIRDLVVAGNVKEILGVLQKSRELMNKIPEMVEWFIKNRKELDAVDLVYTFGLVETFNPQSILISFLRESKENGKRIRKAAMGSAAATLEANKKQLAPLRAIVERLERYEIDPLKLLPGWQILQKISSLEKDIANFDGKQGEKGNKRRSTETDTSRKMRIQEAKRVRFTSHGPQHNALDHVDGLPSHIYNYSVTPSVVYGGPGAGLIPENMLPPADISANHGGVLSTSSYASVHGQVVNHGAQPQPHSWHVDAALIEKYAAQPTSLGHTGLYRASTSAQDFAGNLNAGPETRSTASDLYQFADSVVESGLYLGSISRSVGAATNTMPAPAHRSSYLY, from the exons ATGGAGACGGACACGGTCCACTTAAGATCGCCGGCGCCGCCGCCGCTGGTGGGGACATTTCCACCTCCCGAGCAAGCAGAGCAAGAAATCGAATACCCTCTTATCTACGCCCTTCCGCAACCCCAAGAATTACTAGCTCCCCTGACAGAGCAATCGCCAGTTAACTTCATCAATTCGCTCACCGAACTGAAAGGCTTAAGCTCCGCCATCACCGCTTTCAACCAATGCTACGAAGACCTCCAGAACCATCTCGAATCCATCAAAACTGCGATCATGTCGAGACTGCCCTCGGAAACTAATAATATTTCAACCCTACCCCTCTCAATTGGAGAGCTTCCTAATTCGGCCGGGGGGGAAGAAATGCCGAATAAACAACGGGAGGAGGATAAGACCCCTTTATCTGAACTCGAGAAGCTTTGCAAAACGATGTGTAGCAGGAATGTAAAGAAGTACTTAATTGGTAAACTGTCTAATATGGATAAGCTCCGTGAAGATGTACCCAAGGCACTGAAACTGGCTCCGAACCCTTCAAAATTAGTTTTAGAGTGTTTGGGTAGGTTCTTTTTGCAGGGGAGTAAGGCGTATACTAAGAATTCCCCTATGATTCCAGCCCGCGAAGCATCAGTTTTAATATTGGAGTGCTTTTTGTTGATGATGGGGATGGCTGATGATGATGGCTCATTGATGATTGATAAGGGTGTAAAAGAGGAGGCAGAGAATGTGGCAGTTGCATGGCGGAAAAGGTTGTTGTCTGAAGGGGGTTTGGCTAAGGCTAGTGAGATCGATGCACGTGGACTTTTGTTGTTTCTCTCCTGTTTTGGAATATTGAATAAATTTAAGAGGGATGATATTCGAGATTTGGTGGTGGCCGGCAATGTCAAGGAGATATTGGGTGTGCTCCAGAAGTCTCGTGAGCTGAtgaataaaattccag AGATGGTGGAGTGGTTCATAAAGAATAGAAAGGAACTGGATGCCGTGGATTTGGTGTATACCTTTGGGCTTGTTGAGACGTTTAATCCTCAATCAATTCTAATATCGTTTCTAAGAGAATCCAAAGAAAACGGAAAAAGGATAAGAAAAGCAGCTATGGGTTCAGCTGCCGCGACG CTTGAAGCAAACAAGAAGCAATTAGCCCCTCTGCGAGCTATCGTAGAGCGTTTGGAAAGATACGAGATTGACCCTTTGAAGCTTCTTCCTGGATGGCAAATTCTTCAAAAGATCTCAAGTTTAGAAAAAGATATCGCAAATTTTGATGGTAAGCAAGGAGAAAAAGGGAATAAAAGGAGATCAACCGAAACCGATACATCAAGAAAGATGAGAATTCAAGAAGCAAAACGAGTGCGTTTTACTAGCCATGGTCCACAACATAATGCTCTGGATCATGTTGATGGTCTTCCTAGTCACATCTATAATTATTCTGTTACCCCATCTGTGGTGTACGGTGGACCTGGTGCAGGTTTAATACCAGAAAATATGCTTCCACCTGCCGACATATCAGCAAACCATGGTGGTGTCCTTTCAACAAGTTCATATGCTTCGGTTCACGGGCAAGTAGTAAATCATGGTGCTCAGCCTCAGCCACACTCATGGCATGTGGATGCAGCCTTGATCGAAAAATACGCCGCCCAACCTACGTCACTCGGCCATACCGGTTTGTACAGGGCATCAACATCTGCCCAAGACTTTGCAGGAAATCTAAATGCTGGTCCTGAAACTCGAAGTACTGCCTCTGATCTTTACCAGTTTGCTGATTCAGTTGTGGAGAGTGGGTTGTATCTGGGAAGCATTTCTCGCAGTGTTGGTGCTGCTACTAATACTATGCCTGCCCCTGCGCATCGTTCCTCGTATTTATACTGA